Within the Phaseolus vulgaris cultivar G19833 chromosome 9, P. vulgaris v2.0, whole genome shotgun sequence genome, the region ATACAACAAAACTACAATTCATTAATCAATAATCCTATGCTCCCACATGTTGGCTGAGAGAGACAAATAATAGAGTCCTGTCTTTACATCACTTTCAGATACATTCCTACAAGGAAAAATGAGACCTACTTCATCAAGGGCGAACACGATCTAGAACTAGAAAGAACATTTGCTATGTTACATAATGGGATACAAAATTACAATCCAAATATGGGGTCATTTGCACCAAATATAGAAGAACTAAACTGTCTGGTATTCAAATCATTGCCATCCAAGGCTGGACCAAAACGATCCAGCCACTGTGTTGGAGTTGCAGTTTCATTCTCCTCCACCCACTCAGAAGTCATGTCAATATCATCTAATTGAAGCAGATCAACTTCTGAAGACTTAGCATTCATCTGTCTACCTAACTTGAGATTGTAGTTTATATAAACGAGGTCATTCAATGTTTCTCTATCAATCTTGTTCCGCTTCTCAGAGTGAATTTGCCTGAAGTTACTCCACTGCCTGTGAAATGAGTAGGTGCTACAAACTTGACTTAATATTCTAATAGCAACTCGCTGCAACCCTGGAGCAGAATCACCATATTGCTCCCACCAAAGCCCTACAACGAAAAAACAATGAGTTTGCAGAATAACTAACGTACTGACTAACGGTATCAGCAAAGTTGCAAATAAAATTAGTCGAAAAAAGTAAAtagaaaacaacaaaaataacatTCTTATAAAACATGCTGTTCAAAATCCATTTCACAAGATAAACAACAGACTGAAATAATCAGCATCCTCGCCACTGCTTCATTAATACAATTGTTATGATGCTTTACAATCCAAGCATGGTCTGGCATTTGCTAATAATATATATGTCAGAAACATTTTGTTGTGTTGTTCTCAAATGAACAATTACAAATACCAAAAGCACAAAGCATAGTGACAGACACATTTAAGCTTGATGTGGTCATCATCCTTCCCAAGAGATCAAAAAAGGCatataaataacaattaaaccAAATGAAAAGAGTTGTTGTTCCTGGAGGCTAGGACTCTCCAAGTTTCTCAGAATGCAACTGAAGGAGAAATCAGATGCTAACTAGTTGTCCAGTGAATGAAACAAAAGGAAATCGAAAAAAGTCCTACATTTAGTTTCGCATGACCTATCTTTTCAAATGCATTccattcatttattatttaatcaACTATCCTTCCACAAGTCCCCCATCTCCCAAAAAATAAAACCCAACTTCGTCCAAACCAGGGAATTAGGTTCAATAACTCGTTGTGCATTTTACCCCAAAAATACACGTTTTCTTTACCTAAAAACCAATGTCGAAGTTGGTCACTAATATTCACAAAAGTTATGTTGGACTACAATGCAGCTTAATATGAACCTCATCATAAAATTGACTGAGTGAAAATGTATCAAGGGGCACTATTTAAGACTTACAGGGAGCAACTGTATGCCTTGCCTCCTTTGCTAGGCTACAGCCAAACATGCCATGTGCCTTTGTAAAAGTATAGATTTGATTAGTGATGTCACGCCTCATGTCTGGTACAGGCAGCAATTTCTCCAGAACATTAAAGAAGTCTTCTTTAATggaagaaataaattttatttcaggatTGTATTGAATACTGGGGTTCAAAAAGGCAGCAGCAGCATGTAGAGGTGAATGGAGTTGGTCTCGCCACTTTTTATCAACTATATCTAAGAATGTCTTACACTTGTTCTCATCCATTATGTAGTATGTCCTGATTGATTCTTTGGCCCTGGTCATTAGCTCATATATGGAACCTACAGTTGGTTTCCCTTCTGATACTTCCCTCAATACTTTTAAAAAAGGCTCAGAGATGGCCACACACTCTTCCACTGTCCTCCAGAAATCACCATCTTCAGCAATTGCAATACAAGAAAGACTATGTGGTTTATTTGCATAGGAAGTGTTTGAGGCATATTCATGGCTGTGGAACATATTCTTCAATCTTGTTCTCAACCTCAACATAGACTGTAAAGACAAAAAGGTGGATACAGACTTTGTGATCCCAGTCTTGATTAGTTCCTGGCCCCCACTGTACTTCTTCATAAGATCAAGCAATGTGGCATTGTTGTATATTAACTTTGATATTGTTTGTGCTTGTAAAATACATCTAGTAATCCAATCAACCTTGGAGAATTCCTCCAAGATTAGGTTTAAACATTGAGAGGCACAAGGAGATACAAATATAGTTCCATAGCTCTGCACAATATGATTAGCAATACCAGTATAGTTAACACTGCTGTCCATAATAATTTGCACAACATTTTCTACGCCAAATTCTTGAATTACAGAATCAAAAAGATCAGCCAGCCACTTCGTGTTCTTGAAATATGGAGAGGCATCCACAGATTTATGGAAAAAGGTCCTGGATGGTGAAGAGACTAAGAAATTAATTATGGCCTTTGATTTATAATCAGTCCATGTATCTGCAATGATGGTACAACCTGTAGTTGCCCACTCTTTCTCAACATCTTTTGACTGTAAGCCCACTTCTGATTTTATCCTTTCCAACCATGTTATTTTCAGGATTTCTGCTGATGGACCAGTAAATCCAGGACATTTTGCAATGGCATCAATCATCAACTGATAGGATGAAGACCGTGCAACACTAAAGTCTAACTTATTCTCAAAAAAGAATAGAGCAATACTTCTCTCtgcattctcttggttgtttgTAGAGGAAGGGGTTATAGGATTGCCAGTGGGGAAAATCTTCATAAGAGGGGATGGTGCATCCAAAGATACAAGAGCTTTAGTAGCCGAAAGATTACTGGGTGACTTGACTTCTGCTAGTTTTTGCTTCTTCACAGAAGACGTTTCTTTGACCTCTTCCTTTGATGCTATTATACCCCTTACTCTATCTGTAACATCATCTCTGACCTTGCTACAAGGGTTTACCCCTTTACTTGGGAATCGAGATAAATGATGTTTCAACCTACTTATGCCACCATTCAAAACTCGTTGGCAAAATTTACACCTTACCTTGTTTCCATCTAATTTCTCTGCATATTCCCAACAGACATCTTTTTCTCGAACCACTGGGAgagttcaaattaaaaaaataaaatcagcaCATTATATGATAAGCTGTTCTTTGATTCTGTTAATTTATTACATCTACACCAGAGTAACCAATAGTAAGTtaacaaaatattcaaattataaacGAGAGATTGACAaaaggaaaattaaaaattgttatcTAAACTCCCTGAAGAAAATGGTATTCATAGTAAGAAGAATATTAAAGTAGAAGCTAATGAATTCTTTGGGATATAAATAATTACTCAATACCAGGTCCCATAGTTTCAAATTGTGATTGCAGTTCCAAATGTGGTCACAATTGCAGCCACTGTAATTACTGTTATGCTTATTATGGCCATTGTAGCttgaatttatttaatgtttgcaCTAAATACAATTCTTCGTGAGTCGTGACTCATTTTAAACATTCTACATCTCTTGTTCTTCTCCCTCCTGAATTCCACCTTACAAGCTCTTTATCATTTTTCTATATATCTAACCCATCAAAAACCCGTATAAATCTAACAAAAGAGGaagaatgaaaaattaattgTGAGGATTATGAAGCACGTTGCGGCCCTATGCAGCCATTTCATCGACTGTGCAGCGCATTTTCCTGTGATTACCAAAAAGGAGTGAAATTGTGGTGTGATACTACATGCTAGGTTCATTAATGATAGAATCAGCTTCCATGTTGTTTTAAAAGACAGGCATAGCAAAACAAAAGCTTCAACTTACTCTAGGATGCAGTAACGTAGCTCCTGTAGAATAAGTATATGACAACCTACACGATAAGATCAAACCAGAAAATAGAGTAAGCATCTCATCAGAAACGCAACACACTAACATAAACCACGATCATTCAAGCACAAAGTGATAATTCAATGATTGAAGTAATGCACAAGAATAAAAACTAAAGTGGTTCAGTGAATTTTTCAAGATACAGAGTAATCCATCACATGATTAAACTCTACAGTTGCTTGTAAAAGCATTAAATTCAAATAATCTTTCATTTTACTCATTTTGCAAACACGTTAAGATATTCCAATCTTTCAAAGAAATTGAATAAATCTTCCTTCCAATCACACAGTGAGATGAATCTATTTTGCGAAAATAGATCGAATTTCATAGATACAGAAAATCAATTGCATTTAAAACAATGAAAATGATGAAGATGAGATGAAATAATGAGATAGCGAGAAATTTGGAGCTTACGGAGTGTGAGAGATTGGTCAATCCCGACGGAGAGATAAACGGAGGTCGCGGATTTCAATAATTTTTCGATTTATCGCGATATTTTCGAGCTAGGGTTTATGCTGCTGTGTATCCTCGCTCTTATCTTTTCCTCTCTCTCCTCTCCTGtcactaactttttttttatcttctcttgtattttctCGTTTTtcgattttaattttgttttattttttgttttgcgTAGTAGCAAGCATCTCTCTTGTGCTATTGGGTTTCCTTTCGGCGATATCTCGCGCATATTTAACCAATGGTAGAGAACCAGATGGAATTTAGTTAGCAAAAGATTATGAAGCGACAAATCATAGAATTTACCACGTATGAATTGAGTATAAGTGAAGTAAGAGAAAATAAAGTTACAAATTAGTTACGATTAATTTGAAATCAGTTAATACGATAATTTTCACAGTCAATACCCGTTAATTTACTAAtggtattataaaaaaaagcaaaagTGAAAATCTATTAACTTTCGCGTATTCACAAGTGGAAAAGatgtaatatattttaagaaaaaataatattactaaaaataattatataaaaaataatgttggtTATATAAAAGGGTGAGTGATTTGGGATATATTGAAGTGCATAAAATTTAGTACTTTAGTATTTGGATAATTTATggatattttttctatttttaattttaaatataatataagaatATGAAATATGTGTGTTTTGAAGATAATATTTAACATATTGTTATATTatagaatttttaatttttaatttttaaaaactaattaaaaataaaataaaaatattatatatatatatatatatacaaaaaggAAAACTCTCCTTTTATAATATATTGTATGCAACAGTTTCTCATTATTTGTTATCCCCTCCTCATATTAAGAATAATTTTAACATTATTGTATACATATAGGGAGAAAAAGTGTAGTTAAGTAGATTAAACAAGTCAGGGAAATTATTGATAATAtcgtaattttatttaatttctctctccaaatatcaatattaatattctttaattaatttgtttcgatttttcacatATGTTCTTAATTTTCGGTCTAAAATCAAAGTTGCTCTAATAATTCAATTTGCTTCTATACCTTTTTGAAAGTAACATTTGTTATTTCACCTTTTTCTCGACAAATAGCATTCATTATTTGTtaacatatttttcttcaatGTTCCTaactaaaattacaaatataaaaagttGTACACTTTCACTAAATTGACAAACCAATTGAGGGCGAACTTGAATAAGAGAAAAAATGATAGCTTTGAAgggaaaatatttaaaaaaaagtgggattatttgaattaagagaaagaaaataaaaaattaaaaaaaatatgaaaatttatgtaTCAGCTGATAGATgtgattgataaaaaaaaaatgtattatataaTGGGAGTTAAAttatactaattaaaaaaaaataaaaaacaacaattatataatgggaacaataaaatattgtcaataaatataaaaaacattttcaaaaaataaaaatacttttctttgataaatatattttaattattttttaattcgttttgattattttattattttattactactattatagaaatttattttaaataataataatgttattattatttattttattacttttaatatattattaatatttatttagtagAATAAATTTTGGATAGACTTAAGCTCTAAACATTTGAAGAGTACTCTTGTAAACattgaaaaaaacttttattttctattttagaaAGAATATGATAAGTTGGGAGAAAGTAAATGCATTTTCTAGTAGATTAAATGTAACTCAAAATATATATCCATGTCAATCAAAAGTTCtcatgtttagggtttagggtttagggtttagggttcatgttttaactacattttttttattttcttttatgttgAGAAATGTTTTACACTATCACAAAGATTTTGTTTTCACATGCCTCACATATATATTGTTTAACATTTAGTTAAGGaagattaaataatattaatcatttcTTTCAAATGTTCTTCTCAGTGgacttttttttgtgttttcctAAACACGATGTTAATGTTCTTTACCTGCTTATATACTTGTTCACCATTGTGGGGGCGTTGATGCATTTTCATCCTCCTAGCATGCATTAAATGTTTTCTTCAATCTACGGTATGGATGACTATGAGTAATGAACTTTTAATACCTAGTGTACATCGTCTTTTGTCCATGTTTCAATTGGGTATAACAAGTGTTTTCTTCACATATATGGCATGCATATTATTGTGCAAAATAGCATTgtaagaaaatgaaaatcatCTTCACAGTATGCATAAAATATATCCACTCTTGTTTCCCACAACATCTTCTAATTATTAATCAAGAGCTTAAGATACACATCAATGTCATTTCTAGGTTATCTGGATCCTAAAATCATCATGTacaacataatatattttctctttatGTACAATAAAGAAGGCAAGTTGTAAATCACCAAGAAGTCGATCATGAATTGTGTTTATTACTTATGTTTAAATAAGAATTCATCTCATTTgtagcaagttgtaaatcactaacaaGACTGATCATGCATTGTGTTTACTATTTAAGTTGTAATGAGGATTCATATAATCTATAAAAAGTCCAAATCTCAAGTTTCTTGCCTTTGCACCAAATTCTGGAAATATTTCATCAAATCTCTTCCATTTTGAAGAATCAACTACATGTTGAAAAAAATTGTCACATTTTCTTCCATTTGCATGCCATGTAAGGTTCTTTGCATCTTCTATAGTGCTAAGCAATCATATAAACATAGGTATTGTTGACAAGTACCACAACACTTTAGCATGGGAACCCTCTGTTTCTTCCTCACCACTACTTCCATTaggtttcttttaaattgtgatAACCCACATGTTGGACACATCCTTAATGTAGCAAACTCAATTTTGTACAATACCCAATCATTAGGGTGTGCATGTATCTTGTACTCCAAACACATACTACATACTATTTTCTTCGCATCATAGTTATGATTAGGTAATGTGTTACCTTTTGAAATTAACTCCTTCAACAACTCCAACAATTCATGAAACTTCTATCGATCCATTCATTTCTTGCTTTTAAATTGAACAATCTTAAAGTTATGGACAATTGTGTAAAATTAATGTATCTTAGGTTCCAAATAAGACTTTAAACAATCATACACATGCACTCTTCCAAAACTTTCTTCACCAACATCACGTATTATCTTCCCTAAATGGTTGTTCATCATTTCTTCaaaatttgttgttcttgttgACATAGTTGGAATGTCTAATATTGTATAACTCTTCACTataccaaaaataaaaaagtgataATGTATCTCTCCATGATTCTGATGTATCTAATTAGACAACAAATGTATGGACAATAATATGTCTCATTAATAGGTTTTCCACTTTCCTAAGTAAATTGCAAGAACTCATTAACCCATTTTCCATAGCCTTCATAACACAACTTCCATTCATCCAACTTTTATTCATAACTAGGGATGACAATGTGGGTTGGCTCACAGTCTGCTATCAAAAAGCGCGAGGTAGACTCATTAATCTAGTCTGCTGACCCGCTTAGGCCTGCCCTGCATCACTCGCAGCCCGCGCGGGCCAATAACGGACGAGGCGGGTTGGcctgcataaataaaaaaagataattattttattttttctacaaaaaaaatcatactcCACTCACTCATTATTGCAGtgtgacatttattttattttgtttttaaaaatttaaatttaatgtactaaaaaatataatttttattttaatcatataaagGAGTTAATATTAAGAGTGACATTGAATctagttttaagtaaaatcttaaatttaaaatttgttaataaaaaaataatataaagaagagatttcaataAGATACTCTTTAATTGACggaaaacaaaactttaattatttttaatcaaaccttctaacaaccctcatacttgaattcatatttttatcttaattgaatgaattgaaacatggataaaaatttaatttttcagtagaagaaataggttttttttataattaattaaattttatttcttttaaaatattttccttaTGCAGGATGGCTCGCAGACCCATACACGACCTCTTATGCGAGACTGACCAGTAAAATGAGCTTGCATTCCTTGCGCGGGGTGGACCAACCCAATTGTCATCCCTATTCATAAATACATACGTAGTTTATaaacttcatcatcatcatcaatcatACAATATaaacttcatcatcatcatcaatcatACAATATGAGATTCTCACTTGTGTAATTAAAGGTGAGACCTAcccatttgaatttttttttcataatttgcTAATGTCAACACCTAGTTCTATctttttcttattaataaaaaataaatacctcacttttgtcttttaaaataataataaatatatcaatataATAGTCTACTTGTACAATAAATCCAATACaagttatataattaaattacaaagaaagaatattaattaaaaatataaaaaatgataaataatttgtCTTGCTTTTCTTGTGAATGTAAGAGTCATCCTTAAGCAATAACTCGCCATCATCGCAAGGCAACAATTAGCCACCATCGCAAGGCAACAATTAGCCACCATCCCAGAGCTAGTTCCACCAACGGAGACTTAGTGCCACAAGCAAAGACCTATAGCAACAACAAAAAGCTAGAGCAGAGAGTAACTAAAGCATCAACAAAAAGTTAGAGCAACCAATAAATCTCATGAAATCGTGCAAGATTGTATAAAAAGTTCAAATTTGTCATTAATTATAGATTCAAAAAATGTGTTtataaatgaagaaatttatattgataaagggttgaaatttttttcaaaaaaatagaGAGAAAGAACAAGATGATATAAAGAAAACTCACAAAGAAGCATTAATTAGACAATGTGTTTGAAATTAGTAATTAACTCTTATatcacttttaaatattttcatttttgtatAATGATTTTCCAtgatcaacaatttttttttctctcagcATAAGCTTCATCGTGATTGAATGTGAACTCCTCAGAATCGCACTTGAGTCACCCCGAAATCTCATTTGCGTCATCGTGAAATCATACTCAAATGATGAGATTCAAAAAATAACCACAATCTTAATTTCAATAATACAATGAAGATATAAGGAATTCACTTCAATGATGCACTCTGAATTACAAATGCTCCAATACAATTAGAGAGGACCGTTCACTACTACAAACCACACATATAAATAGATATAGATCACAAAAATGACTTCCAAAAGCACCACAATTTCTACGGGAAAGAAGAAACATTatactttatttaaataattttatgtataaCAATTTTTGGATGGAAAATAAACaagttgaaaatatttataatagtatttaatttagttattataacaactaattattttttatctctaaaattgatttttatttaatatttttctagtagtgtaattaaagaagtaagcAATTAAAAGGATAGAAACAAAAAGCAAATAATGAGCTTTATAAAATATTGAGTcttattttaagaatattttttcatatatttcatattaataaaattatgcaAACAAATTCGACCTTGTAATTTTTATGAagctttaattttgtttttctaattGAATGCACTCTATTAACACAGGCTCATCAATTTGACTACAATTTTCAAACTCTCCTATGATGTTTTTGtaattctttaaaatatctaaaatctcaacaataaagtATCCAAATCCAAATACATCAATAGGGATCATTATTTCTCCAACCTTTATATATTTAATCATTCATCTCCATATTTCATCATGTATATAACATATATCtcataaatataaaacttttcattttactttttttattatataactgaaagttatttttgtctttaaaaaagCCATAGGATTATACAatctaaaagtaaaaaataattttcaaattatccAATATAAAAACctatttttaagtaaaaatagAAGTTATGAATGATTTAATCtagaagttaaaaataaatttcaaattctacAATCTGAAAGTTTTTCTATATTATGTAATCTTGAAATCTCAactttcaaattaaataataaaaaaataaaaaatagaaatttacatatttataaaataattgtagGATGAAAATAGGGGATGAAGAACGAAATAACCCTTAATGGTTAGTGATGAAAAAGGGTAGAAAAGGGGAATTATgttgaagagaaaaaaagatggaggatttgaaaaagaaaagaaaaagagagtgtaGTAGTAAATAATGGGGTGGTGAAAACAGCGACTACCCAAT harbors:
- the LOC137820934 gene encoding uncharacterized protein isoform X2, coding for MKIFPTGNPITPSSTNNQENAERSIALFFFENKLDFSVARSSSYQLMIDAIAKCPGFTGPSAEILKITWLERIKSEVGLQSKDVEKEWATTGCTIIADTWTDYKSKAIINFLVSSPSRTFFHKSVDASPYFKNTKWLADLFDSVIQEFGVENVVQIIMDSSVNYTGIANHIVQSYGTIFVSPCASQCLNLILEEFSKVDWITRCILQAQTISKLIYNNATLLDLMKKYSGGQELIKTGITKSVSTFLSLQSMLRLRTRLKNMFHSHEYASNTSYANKPHSLSCIAIAEDGDFWRTVEECVAISEPFLKVLREVSEGKPTVGSIYELMTRAKESIRTYYIMDENKCKTFLDIVDKKWRDQLHSPLHAAAAFLNPSIQYNPEIKFISSIKEDFFNVLEKLLPVPDMRRDITNQIYTFTKAHGMFGCSLAKEARHTVAPWLWWEQYGDSAPGLQRVAIRILSQVCSTYSFHRQWSNFRQIHSEKRNKIDRETLNDLVYINYNLKLGRQMNAKSSEVDLLQLDDIDMTSEWVEENETATPTQWLDRFGPALDGNDLNTRQFSSSIFGANDPIFGL
- the LOC137820934 gene encoding uncharacterized protein isoform X1, coding for MVREKDVCWEYAEKLDGNKVRCKFCQRVLNGGISRLKHHLSRFPSKGVNPCSKVRDDVTDRVRGIIASKEEVKETSSVKKQKLAEVKSPSNLSATKALVSLDAPSPLMKIFPTGNPITPSSTNNQENAERSIALFFFENKLDFSVARSSSYQLMIDAIAKCPGFTGPSAEILKITWLERIKSEVGLQSKDVEKEWATTGCTIIADTWTDYKSKAIINFLVSSPSRTFFHKSVDASPYFKNTKWLADLFDSVIQEFGVENVVQIIMDSSVNYTGIANHIVQSYGTIFVSPCASQCLNLILEEFSKVDWITRCILQAQTISKLIYNNATLLDLMKKYSGGQELIKTGITKSVSTFLSLQSMLRLRTRLKNMFHSHEYASNTSYANKPHSLSCIAIAEDGDFWRTVEECVAISEPFLKVLREVSEGKPTVGSIYELMTRAKESIRTYYIMDENKCKTFLDIVDKKWRDQLHSPLHAAAAFLNPSIQYNPEIKFISSIKEDFFNVLEKLLPVPDMRRDITNQIYTFTKAHGMFGCSLAKEARHTVAPWLWWEQYGDSAPGLQRVAIRILSQVCSTYSFHRQWSNFRQIHSEKRNKIDRETLNDLVYINYNLKLGRQMNAKSSEVDLLQLDDIDMTSEWVEENETATPTQWLDRFGPALDGNDLNTRQFSSSIFGANDPIFGL